A stretch of Paenibacillus mucilaginosus 3016 DNA encodes these proteins:
- a CDS encoding TerB family tellurite resistance protein, whose protein sequence is MGLFDMFKGDKSTEGMTPHFAFATSLLYMMQSDGEMDNEEVGQLLAVLGGEKSGGTIGVGANNRALLDRALKYIRSNSIDTFLKEAAPILTDAQKMCILVNLVDSSLADGEPERQEQELFAKFLTAFNITEQRFTPFFEVIMLKNDRSVFLDQSHPKNQPGYQVSLNV, encoded by the coding sequence ATGGGTTTGTTTGATATGTTCAAAGGCGATAAATCAACGGAAGGCATGACACCTCACTTCGCATTCGCGACTTCGCTTCTCTACATGATGCAGTCCGACGGAGAGATGGATAACGAGGAAGTGGGCCAGCTGCTGGCGGTGCTCGGCGGCGAGAAGAGCGGCGGCACGATCGGCGTAGGCGCGAACAACCGCGCGCTGCTCGACCGCGCGCTGAAGTACATTCGTTCGAACTCCATCGATACGTTCCTGAAGGAAGCGGCTCCGATCCTGACCGATGCGCAGAAAATGTGTATTCTCGTCAACCTCGTCGACTCCTCGCTGGCGGACGGCGAACCGGAGCGCCAGGAGCAGGAGCTCTTCGCGAAGTTCCTGACGGCCTTCAACATTACGGAGCAGAGATTCACTCCATTCTTCGAGGTCATCATGCTGAAGAATGACCGTTCGGTGTTCCTCGACCAGAGCCATCCGAAGAATCAGCCTGGCTATCAAGTCAGCCTGAACGTATAA
- a CDS encoding Dabb family protein has translation MSMYEHIVAFRFHKPIGPEIERGLLEQLHAFKGRIPGIVEVTAGVNMTEEKDNIHDYTLGLRVTFDSLEALRAYGPHPVHQEFVRSLDGILKNVVVIDYPIAT, from the coding sequence ATGTCCATGTATGAACATATCGTAGCTTTCCGATTCCACAAGCCGATCGGCCCGGAGATCGAACGCGGGCTGCTGGAGCAGCTGCATGCCTTCAAGGGCCGGATTCCCGGTATTGTCGAGGTGACAGCCGGCGTCAATATGACCGAGGAGAAAGACAACATTCACGACTATACGCTGGGCCTGCGGGTCACCTTCGACAGTCTGGAGGCCCTGCGCGCTTACGGCCCGCACCCGGTACATCAGGAGTTCGTCCGGTCGCTGGACGGTATTCTGAAGAACGTGGTTGTCATCGACTATCCGATCGCTACCTAG
- a CDS encoding CGNR zinc finger domain-containing protein yields MKESKMPSPFLWIGNHWVVDFVNTRIIASGSRVELIPAFGDVLRWLGESGRSSLIQPAVAQLPAGREEELYAEILELRTRLEDGFEQLLRGGSWPPEDMRSLWNDALQRHPGCLQVRTEGGAFRTERVYALEHLPGLFWEEAALFLQSLEPGKLKRCENPACILYFYDNSRNQSRRWCSMAGCGNRIKVGLHYKRKKIPLPKETVRHWSSEAPESSGKTADVAGFIPAVEKGLSLGGSARPG; encoded by the coding sequence ATGAAAGAATCCAAAATGCCATCACCCTTCCTATGGATCGGCAACCACTGGGTCGTCGACTTCGTCAATACCCGGATCATCGCCTCGGGCAGCCGTGTGGAGCTTATCCCCGCCTTCGGCGATGTCCTCCGCTGGCTCGGGGAAAGCGGCCGTTCCTCTCTCATCCAGCCAGCGGTGGCACAGCTTCCGGCCGGCAGGGAAGAGGAGCTGTACGCCGAAATCCTCGAGCTGCGGACGCGGCTGGAGGACGGCTTCGAACAGCTGCTCCGGGGCGGGTCCTGGCCTCCGGAAGACATGCGCAGCCTCTGGAACGATGCGCTGCAGCGCCATCCCGGCTGCCTTCAGGTCCGCACGGAAGGGGGCGCCTTCCGGACGGAGCGCGTCTACGCGCTGGAGCACCTGCCCGGGCTGTTCTGGGAGGAAGCCGCGCTGTTCCTGCAGTCGCTCGAGCCCGGCAAGCTGAAGCGCTGCGAGAACCCGGCCTGCATCCTGTACTTCTACGACAACAGCCGCAACCAATCACGCCGCTGGTGCTCCATGGCCGGCTGCGGCAACCGCATCAAGGTAGGCCTGCACTACAAGCGCAAAAAAATACCGCTTCCGAAGGAAACGGTACGGCATTGGAGTAGCGAAGCACCTGAATCGTCAGGCAAGACCGCGGACGTGGCGGGATTCATTCCGGCCGTTGAAAAAGGCCTCAGCCTGGGCGGCAGTGCCCGCCCAGGCTGA
- a CDS encoding AAA family ATPase produces the protein MARGLTIDDLNERAAGRSSDGSIGAAAGLLFRQEEARGLQGMGDYPQYAQVTEKIEALLRERTGKSFTLYLQDDYGRQLWQVLEEDVKKGSRDVEHLASVYEGLETKAFTSEEESGDEEPGVFPTLRNNLFFYAQRGVALAQVPVFRRQGLDMEDFIWAEDDDCMKGFTAYVRDRRRDTDRRRVTVFTDTREGLEIEKMSITRGVGRDEVVMDAALKTEIFRSIDEFFAGDRQFFRDYGIPYKRGLLLYGRPGNGKTTLVKSIAGSVQAPVAYWQITEHTSSYSVQQVFSNAVSLAPMVLVIEDIDSMPENVRSFFLNTLDGATSKEGVFLIGTTNYPERIDPALMNRAGRFDRAYEIRLPDEAQRLHYLTLKRLGELCGEEALAAAARGAEGFSFAQLNELYVSAAFRMHYEKRVDIAQLVQEMRSDLGRAASQVWHSADAPPKVGFR, from the coding sequence TTGGCAAGGGGATTAACGATTGATGATCTTAACGAACGGGCAGCCGGCCGCAGCAGCGATGGTTCGATAGGGGCTGCCGCCGGGCTGCTCTTCCGGCAGGAGGAAGCGCGCGGACTGCAGGGGATGGGGGACTACCCCCAATATGCACAGGTAACGGAGAAGATCGAGGCCCTGCTGCGGGAGCGGACGGGGAAGTCCTTCACGCTGTACCTGCAGGACGATTACGGGCGGCAGTTGTGGCAGGTGCTGGAGGAGGACGTCAAGAAGGGAAGCCGGGACGTCGAGCATCTCGCTTCCGTCTATGAAGGGCTGGAGACGAAGGCTTTTACTTCCGAGGAGGAGAGCGGGGACGAGGAGCCGGGGGTGTTCCCTACGCTCCGCAACAACCTGTTCTTCTATGCGCAGCGCGGCGTGGCGCTGGCCCAGGTGCCGGTGTTCCGCAGGCAGGGCCTGGATATGGAGGATTTCATCTGGGCGGAGGATGATGACTGCATGAAGGGCTTCACCGCCTATGTGCGGGACAGGCGGCGGGATACGGACCGCCGGAGGGTCACCGTGTTCACCGATACAAGGGAGGGCCTTGAGATCGAGAAGATGAGCATTACCCGCGGGGTCGGCCGGGACGAGGTGGTGATGGATGCGGCGCTGAAGACCGAAATCTTCCGGTCGATCGACGAATTTTTCGCGGGGGACCGGCAGTTCTTCCGGGATTACGGGATCCCGTACAAAAGGGGGCTGCTCCTCTACGGCCGGCCGGGCAACGGGAAGACGACGCTCGTGAAGTCGATTGCGGGCAGCGTGCAGGCGCCGGTGGCGTACTGGCAGATTACCGAGCACACCTCGTCCTATTCGGTCCAGCAGGTGTTTTCGAATGCCGTGAGTCTCGCTCCCATGGTGCTTGTCATTGAGGACATCGATTCCATGCCGGAGAATGTGCGGTCCTTCTTCCTCAACACGCTGGACGGGGCGACTTCCAAGGAGGGTGTCTTCCTGATCGGCACCACGAATTACCCGGAACGTATCGACCCCGCGCTCATGAACCGTGCAGGCCGGTTCGACCGGGCCTATGAGATCCGGCTGCCGGATGAGGCGCAGCGCCTTCACTACCTGACGCTGAAGCGTCTCGGGGAGCTGTGCGGCGAAGAAGCGCTCGCTGCGGCGGCCCGGGGAGCCGAGGGATTCTCGTTCGCCCAGCTGAACGAGCTGTACGTCTCGGCGGCATTCCGGATGCACTATGAGAAGCGCGTGGATATCGCACAGCTTGTGCAGGAGATGCGGTCGGACCTCGGCCGGGCCGCTTCGCAGGTATGGCACTCGGCGGACGCGCCCCCGAAGGTCGGGTTCAGGTAG
- a CDS encoding RtcB family protein: MNDIKDWEDEYYRRMRLPAGDLHVYANRELFEAMETQVFTMANNNLQIPGGHYLSYTPDVHVGVGTCIGTTAVWRAEEAYVSPSIVGSDIGCGMRVHVTNLQREELQDLKLRRKLVRAVEKLLPADSQSRGQFADFRLEEVVRKGLHGLPRKYVPDAYTPKKATSLSHVEHSRFRFDEEYLERMPEAAWHRGHRQLGTLGSGNHFAEIQALEIPEEARATAEQWGLKDGQIIVMIHSGSRAWGGAVNELAGREVAKWMRSSGMGTADPKLAFAPLDSEAGQLYLHLMYSALNYAVVNRHLIAYAIREAAKDVFGSRFEMRTLYDLMHNYAWEEEHEGEAYFVHRKGATRALPPGHPDNPEPYRATGHPALIPGSMGTASYLMAGLPQGRANYHSICHGAGRVRSRSATKRLVSAGDFASALGVGTPDEVVVNQRSLEAIVDEAPQAYKDVDAIIDSVVGAGLAGVVAKCVPLAVIKGV, encoded by the coding sequence ATGAACGACATCAAGGATTGGGAAGATGAGTATTACCGCAGGATGCGGCTGCCGGCGGGGGACCTGCACGTGTATGCGAATCGGGAGCTGTTCGAGGCGATGGAGACCCAGGTATTCACCATGGCGAACAACAACCTGCAGATACCGGGAGGGCATTACCTGAGCTATACGCCGGACGTCCATGTGGGCGTCGGGACCTGCATCGGCACAACGGCGGTGTGGCGGGCGGAGGAGGCGTACGTTTCGCCGTCGATCGTCGGCAGCGACATCGGCTGCGGCATGCGGGTGCATGTGACGAATCTGCAGCGGGAAGAGCTGCAGGATCTGAAGCTGCGCCGCAAGCTGGTGCGGGCCGTGGAGAAGCTGCTGCCGGCGGACAGTCAGAGCAGGGGGCAGTTCGCTGACTTCCGGCTGGAAGAGGTGGTGCGGAAGGGGCTGCACGGACTGCCGCGCAAGTACGTGCCGGACGCTTATACGCCGAAGAAAGCCACCTCGCTCTCTCACGTCGAGCACAGCCGGTTCCGCTTCGATGAGGAATACCTGGAGCGGATGCCCGAGGCGGCCTGGCACCGGGGGCACCGGCAGCTCGGAACGCTGGGGAGCGGGAACCATTTTGCCGAGATCCAGGCGCTGGAGATTCCCGAAGAGGCCCGTGCCACCGCGGAGCAGTGGGGACTGAAGGACGGGCAGATCATCGTCATGATCCACTCGGGATCCCGGGCGTGGGGCGGCGCGGTCAATGAGCTGGCCGGCCGGGAAGTGGCGAAGTGGATGCGCAGCAGCGGCATGGGCACGGCGGACCCGAAGCTCGCCTTCGCCCCGCTGGACAGCGAAGCCGGGCAGCTGTACCTGCACCTGATGTACTCGGCGCTGAACTATGCCGTCGTGAACCGGCATCTGATCGCCTATGCCATCCGCGAGGCGGCGAAGGACGTATTCGGCTCCCGCTTCGAGATGCGGACGCTGTACGACCTCATGCATAACTATGCATGGGAAGAGGAGCACGAAGGCGAAGCTTACTTCGTGCACCGTAAGGGAGCGACGCGGGCGCTGCCGCCGGGCCATCCGGACAACCCGGAGCCCTACCGTGCGACGGGTCATCCGGCGCTGATCCCCGGCTCGATGGGGACCGCGTCCTACCTCATGGCGGGCCTGCCGCAGGGGCGGGCGAATTATCATTCGATCTGCCACGGGGCGGGCCGGGTCCGCTCGCGGAGTGCGACGAAGCGGCTGGTCAGCGCAGGGGACTTCGCTTCTGCCCTTGGGGTCGGCACGCCGGACGAGGTCGTCGTCAACCAGCGGAGCCTGGAGGCGATCGTGGACGAGGCGCCGCAGGCCTACAAGGATGTGGACGCGATCATCGACAGCGTGGTCGGTGCCGGACTCGCGGGTGTCGTGGCGAAGTGCGTGCCGCTTGCGGTCATTAAGGGCGTATAG